From the Manis javanica isolate MJ-LG chromosome 11, MJ_LKY, whole genome shotgun sequence genome, one window contains:
- the LOC140844330 gene encoding olfactory receptor 5AN1-like — MAMGENFTEITHFILLGFSDFPRIKAELFAVFLLIYVTTLTWNLSLIILIRMDSHLHTPMYFFLSNLSFLDICYVTSTAPKMLSDFFLEQHTIAVVGCAVQYFFSAITGLSECCVMTAMAYDRYAAICNPLLYSSIMSPSRCVGMVLGSYMAGISGSVSQLYVILHLHFCGPNVIRHFFCDMPQLLALSCTDTFSAKLLLAILAMVFGIINVLVILISYVCIVISVMKITTAKGRSKAFNTCASHLTAVSLFYTSGSFVYLNSSSGGSSNFDRFASVFYTVVIPMLNPLIYSLRNKEIKDALKRLQKKGGYY, encoded by the coding sequence AGAAAATTTTACAGAGATCACCCATTTCATCCTCTTGGGGTTTTCAGATTTTCCCAGAATCAAAGCAGAGCTCTTTGCTGTGTTCCTGCTGATCTACGTTACAACTCTGACTTGGAACCTGAGCCTCATCATCTTAATAAGGAtggattcccacctccacacacccatgtacttcttcctcagcaacctgTCCTTCCTAGACATCTGTTATGTGACCTCCACAGCCCCCAAgatgctctctgacttcttccTGGAACAACATACTATCGCTGTGGTGGGTTGTGCTGTTCAGTACTTCTTCTCTGCAATCACGGGACTGAGTGAGTGTTGTGTCATGACAGCCATGGCTTATGACCGCTATGCTGCCATTTGTAATCCACTTCTCTACTCATCAATCATGTCACCCTCCCGCTGTGTTGGGATGGTGCTGGGATCCTATATGGCTGGAATCTCTGGTTCTGTATCCCAACTGTATGTCATTCTTCATCTCCACTTCTGTGGACCTAATGTCATCcgccacttcttctgtgacatgccccaGCTGTTAGCCCTGTCCTGCACTGACACTTTCTCTGCGAAGCTCCTACTTGCTATCTTAGCAATGGTCTTTGGAATAATAAATGTCCTTGTTATCCTGATATCCTATGTCTGTATTGTCATCTCCGTCATGAAGATCACTACAGCTAAAGGCAGGTCGAAGGCTTTcaacacctgtgcttctcacctgacAGCAGTTTCCCTCTTCTATACCTCAGGTAGCTTTGTTtatttgaattccagctctggtGGTTCTTCCAACTTTGACAGATTTGCATCAGTCTTCTACACAGTGGTGATTCCCATGTTGAATCCCTTGATTTACAGTCTGAGGAATaaggaaatcaaagatgcctTGAAGAGGTTGCAGAAGAAGGGAGGGTATTACTGA